One Candidatus Poribacteria bacterium genomic window, CACTAACAGTAAACATCGGAAGATTCTGATTTGCCATAAATTCCCTTATTTCGTATCTGGGTTTCCTCTATTGTGTTGGAGCCATTTAGTCTTCGATTCAGGCAAAAGCCGGGCAGAGGTTGAACTAAATGGCTCTACCCGATTTATTAGGTTTCATCAGAAGTGAGCGCGAGGATTCCCTCTTCTTCGCTATTGTAAGTCTCGAAAACGCTCATTAATCGACCAAGGATAAGAAGGTTTCGGATGTGTGCGCCTGCATTGACGAGTGCGGTCCGTCCTCCCTTTCGCGAGACAGTCACATTGACAGAAACGAGTGTGCCGAGGCCACTACTATCCATCCGGGTGACATTCTCAAGGTTAAAGATTACCTTCGGAGAGTCAAAATACTCTTCAAGTTCCTCATTAATTTGCTCTCTAATTTCAGCGTTTGCCGCACCAATCATACGGCCGGTGGGTCGAATAACGATAACACCTTCTCTTTGACGTATTTCTGCTAACATTTATTTTCCTTTCTTATAGGACTTACGCAATTTTGACTGCAGTCCGTTCTGTGAGATGAGAATTTTCGGAAAACACAGCGGTCTCCTACCACAAACTATGAAGTTTGTGCTACAAAAGAGCAGCATGCGTAAGTCCTATCTTAGTTGTTTGCGTTATTACACTAACATGGAATTTCGGTTTATGACCTAACAAAAAATGTCAATAGGTTAATATAGTTGATTTGAAAAACTTTGTCAAGATTTTTAGATATTTTTATCATCTATCACTGCCTTATATAAAAAGAAAGGTAAAGTAGGACCTCTCTCAAATTCCAGAACGGGTTACATTTAATTTCTTAAATCACCCAATTTTCACACAATACCTCAGCCTGTT contains:
- a CDS encoding STAS domain-containing protein, with product MLAEIRQREGVIVIRPTGRMIGAANAEIREQINEELEEYFDSPKVIFNLENVTRMDSSGLGTLVSVNVTVSRKGGRTALVNAGAHIRNLLILGRLMSVFETYNSEEEGILALTSDET